A window of Pelagicoccus enzymogenes genomic DNA:
CGGTTCCTGCTCGGGCGGCGGCTCGGGCGGCGGCGGTTCCGGCGGCGTGAAAGCCGGCGGCGGCACCGTCACGTCGAACTCGCGCACCTGCAAGTCCGGCTTCTTCAAGCCAGCCAAGAACTGGGTGAACGGCAGCATGCCGAACATGGCCAGCACTGCGAGAGCTGCGAGGCTTCCCGAACCGATGGGAAGCTTCTTGAACTCCGGTCCTTTGTAAAACTTGTATGGTGATCCCATAATAACTTGAGAGGTCTCCAGCCCCCTAACCGTCGGTTGCCAAGTTCACCGTGTTGGCTCCAGCGAGCTTACACTCGTCGTGCACTCTCGTATAAAGATCTATAGAAGCCGTCTTGTCCGCTTGGATGATAACCGGCATCTGATCTTTGGATACAAGCTGTCGCACGATGGAGCGCACTCCCGAGAGTCCCACTTCCTTGCCGCCGTATACGATTTTTCCCTTATCCGTAATGGCGATTAGGATACTATTCTTCTCCAGATCGGACGCCGAGGCAGCCTGAGGCTTGTTCACCTCAACTCCCGTTTCTTCTACGAAAACCGTGGTAACGATGAAGAAGATCAGGAGGATGAAGACCATGTCGATCAAAGGAGAGATGTTAATCTCATCGCTTTCTGCTTCGCCCTCTAAAATAGAACGTCTTGCTTTCATAATACCCTACTTTGCTAAATTGTTTTTCTCGAGTTTGAGGATGGTGAGGATCTCCATGCGGTTGAAGAAGGAGTCGAGCTCGCCGATCTGCTTCTTGACCACCGTCATCATCACGTAAGCTGGAATCGCTAGCACCAAGCCCGTCTGGGTGGTGATCAAGGCTTCCGAAATACCGCCGGCAACCAGGTCGATGGTGTTGCCTCCGGTGCTGACCGACAGGCCAAAGAAGGTCCCTAACATTCCCATCACGGTACCGAGCAATCCAGTCAATGGAGCCGCTCCTACCAGGATGTTGCAGAAATACAGGCGACGCTGCAGGACCGGCAGGTGGGAAACCCGAACTTCTTCGAAGCGGGCCCTTGCCCCATCCATGTCCTTGACCCCGTCTTGAGTGTAGTGAATAATCTCCGCCACATCCCCTTTCGCATCCTTGGGAACGTCAATCCAGTGACCCAGCTCATTGGCATCCATCATGTAGAATTTCTTCTTCTTCATGTACAGATAGAGCTCGAAGATCGCGAAGTAGATCACTCCGCCGAGGATAGCGAGCGGGACCATCAAAGCCCCTCCAGCTATCCAAAGCTCTAGCGTTTCTTGGACGATGCCTTCCATGTTAAGCGATGGTCTTGATGCCGTTCACGAAGCTGATGGACATCTTTTCCATGCGAGCGAGATAGCCCTTCGCCTTTCGCGAGAGAATCGCGTAGAGCAGGAGGGCCGGGATCGCCACGATCAAACCGAATTCGGTAGTGATCAACGCTTCAGAGATACCGCCCGAAAGCGACTTCGCGTCGCCCGTACCGAATATTTTGATACGGTTGAAGGTATTGATCATACCCGTTACCGTACCCAGCAGGCCAAGCAGCGGAGCAACTGCCGCCGTTACCGAGATAAAAGGCAGCAAACGCATGACCTTGGGCTGAGTCTCTACCATGGACTCGTAGAGGATCTCTTCTACCAGCTCTGGGTTGTGGTCGCTGTACTTCACGCCTTGCTGGATCATCTTGCCCATCGGACCAGAGGTAGCGTTGGCAGCGTGAGCCGCGCCTTCCTTGTCCTTGCTTGCCAGCTTGGCCAGCACCTCGGCCAGAAAGCCGTCCTTGGGCTTGGGCAGCGTCATCAGCTCGAAGGCCTTGAAGGCGGCTACCGCAAGCGAAACGAAAGCGAATCCGAGGATTGGATACACCCAGATACCACCCTTTCCTATGTGCTCTCCGATGCTTTCCTTGGTCGCCTCGATGGCCATTGCATTGTCCAGAGTTGCATCGATGGGAAGAGCTGCTTCCTGGCCAGAGGCAAGAGCGACCACACCGGCGTCGAATTCACCCTTCATGATCGGCATCACTAGCGGCTCGGTGGAGTTGCCTTGCTCTACGATACCGGCCTTTCCGCTCTTGCTTGCGAAGTAAGTGATCGGTCCAAAGCGAACGAAGGTACCTTCTTCGAGCAAGCCTTCGCTGGTGATGGCCTTGCCTTCATAGGTCGCGCCTCCAGAGAGGCTTTCCATACGGGCGAGCCCAGCAGCGATGATTGACTTCTGGGCTTCCAGCTTTTCAACCGGCGAAATATGCGGATCTTCCGCGGCAATCTCGCTAGCGGTAATCTTCTCGCCGTAGAACTCGAACTCCGAGGGATCCAGCTGAGAACCGAAGGTACGCCCGAACTCGGCGGATAGGTTGATAAGGTAGTCCACCATTTCGCCCTGCGCCTTGATGGAATCCTCGAAACTGGAGAGGTCCGAGCTCTGATTGTCGCTGATGCGCTGGGCCCGGTTCGCTTCGCGACGAAGGTCACGCAGCTCCGCAAAAAGCGAGTCGCGTTCCTTGGTAAGCGGAATCTTCTCCTTACCGATCGTCTCGCGGAGGTCGGAAAGCTTTGCCAGCGAGGCGTCGAGCTTCTTTTGAGCATTAGCGGATGCCGTATCGAGCGCGCTCTGGCCCATCAACGGCATTGCTGAAACGAGTAGCGCTAAGGCTATCTTGGAAATCTTGTTCATGTATAATGTCCTCCTAGGATTAAAAGTTATGGCGTAACGATCTTGGCAGGCATTCCGAGGAAGCTTGCGTCAACGGTGCGATCGTAGATCGCGACGAGCTGGGAAACCTTTTCGGCTATGGTAGCGTCTGGCGTCCAATCCCAACCTTTGCTCGACGATGGGTATCCATAACCCGCATACTCACCCGTACCGTCTACAAAGTACGCGTATGCGAACCCGAAGTAGAGCGTAGTCACTTCTCTGGACTCTCCGCCGACTTCCTGGATACCAGTGTCTTTCGTTACGACGCTTTGAAACTTTTCAAACTGCGACATGATAGCGACCACGTTCTGGAGGCGAATCGTGATCGGGGT
This region includes:
- a CDS encoding ExbD/TolR family protein, with the translated sequence MKARRSILEGEAESDEINISPLIDMVFILLIFFIVTTVFVEETGVEVNKPQAASASDLEKNSILIAITDKGKIVYGGKEVGLSGVRSIVRQLVSKDQMPVIIQADKTASIDLYTRVHDECKLAGANTVNLATDG
- a CDS encoding MotA/TolQ/ExbB proton channel family protein, which codes for MEGIVQETLELWIAGGALMVPLAILGGVIYFAIFELYLYMKKKKFYMMDANELGHWIDVPKDAKGDVAEIIHYTQDGVKDMDGARARFEEVRVSHLPVLQRRLYFCNILVGAAPLTGLLGTVMGMLGTFFGLSVSTGGNTIDLVAGGISEALITTQTGLVLAIPAYVMMTVVKKQIGELDSFFNRMEILTILKLEKNNLAK
- a CDS encoding MotA/TolQ/ExbB proton channel family protein encodes the protein MNKISKIALALLVSAMPLMGQSALDTASANAQKKLDASLAKLSDLRETIGKEKIPLTKERDSLFAELRDLRREANRAQRISDNQSSDLSSFEDSIKAQGEMVDYLINLSAEFGRTFGSQLDPSEFEFYGEKITASEIAAEDPHISPVEKLEAQKSIIAAGLARMESLSGGATYEGKAITSEGLLEEGTFVRFGPITYFASKSGKAGIVEQGNSTEPLVMPIMKGEFDAGVVALASGQEAALPIDATLDNAMAIEATKESIGEHIGKGGIWVYPILGFAFVSLAVAAFKAFELMTLPKPKDGFLAEVLAKLASKDKEGAAHAANATSGPMGKMIQQGVKYSDHNPELVEEILYESMVETQPKVMRLLPFISVTAAVAPLLGLLGTVTGMINTFNRIKIFGTGDAKSLSGGISEALITTEFGLIVAIPALLLYAILSRKAKGYLARMEKMSISFVNGIKTIA